One window from the genome of Deinococcus psychrotolerans encodes:
- a CDS encoding helicase-related protein, with protein MTEETGILSLQSPPPLSYAEIRRTWKSQESGDEILLRDPPSRRYSAGALYPAGTSMPPVASEPNPEQQPVPESSADDEIDSGELTENPELKAELDRLTEREGRFAAEIAADEADSSSISLTHTNDRLPSAVALSFLANLEQAVFLVVNLPGKHPLLQVPVNARYERFTYTRLIRTKKPRNSAEPDAPAGRQTERIITAGGHIRRPVQATWRASVAQLMGQGRVSVILDLLEQSGLAPLQLQVQIISRPAKSGDSHRLLTVSLINRTSADIARDCATLFQTHMTVELQDAAGQPLGAILPYPESRPEDPETRRNALLYREVPSFASGHGCAADWETDSEFPANQMRATRAHAEFLPFVETPSITPDIEDEHGQPIRISMRTMAGLDGDSPETLIAQLQRTVELYSAWVTRQEARILHLQAHHQGPARLHLQQCRLAQSRMQGGITYLQTDPLAWQAFQLTNNAILLQQIRSRLPLRIASIQPRKPLTFDQSFAAVSDQPGPDRGQWRAFQIAFLLLSVASTANGDHPDREMVDLIFFPTGGGKTEAYLGLTAFSSFLRRLREPSDAGVEVLMRYTLRLLTAQQFQRAASLMCAMEYLRRQSKWSQKLGPQPFTVGIWLGGAVTPNSRRDAQHALKALKNPSGNNGDGQNPFMLRRCPWCGAEMGVKVLRSARGAEERHILGYTEINRQVILHCSDPICDFHLGKSRNHGLPVLVTDEEVYETRPTLVIATVDKFAQLAWNPESRALFGLGRNGQRQVSPPNLIVQDELHLISGPLGSMTGLLEPVIEHLCTKNGHKPKIVCSTATIRAYREQVRDLYGRMTPEGQGNASLFPPPGLEASDAFFATYARERDSVGRATGPLLPGRMYVGVTANGFSSLQLAQIKTYGALLNAPMELPAEARDPWWTLLAFFGSLQELGTTLTLLRTYVPSYLETIRERYNRSYTEARQLFRVEELTGRLTSEEVPEAIEKLEERYLPQGLPDPTDAGRPKVRQRAVDFCLASSIIEVGVDIPRLSLMTILSQPKTTAQYIQVSGRVGREWLTRPGLVVTVYSPTRPRDRSHFERFRTYHQQLYAQVEPTSVTPFSPQAMKRGLHLAMVAFVRQYGPMLAADGTPGVAYYPRAVPWQLLEEFAKLMRARIDQIDPRERPTFEVLFEEKKRNWENWQPEQYEDQSGERIGLISRAGSYVPEGFRNRTWLTPNSLRNVDANCEGTISSLTITDQNAAHSSRSVP; from the coding sequence TTGACCGAAGAAACGGGAATTCTAAGTCTTCAGTCGCCACCGCCTTTGTCCTACGCTGAGATCCGGCGAACTTGGAAGTCGCAAGAATCCGGTGATGAAATACTCTTGCGTGATCCACCGTCCCGGCGTTACTCCGCAGGCGCACTCTATCCAGCTGGAACATCAATGCCGCCCGTAGCTTCGGAACCCAACCCAGAGCAGCAACCAGTCCCGGAAAGTTCGGCTGATGATGAAATCGACTCTGGTGAACTGACGGAAAATCCTGAATTGAAGGCCGAACTTGATCGGCTGACCGAGCGTGAAGGACGCTTTGCCGCCGAAATAGCTGCCGATGAAGCGGACAGCAGCTCAATCAGCTTGACCCATACCAATGATCGCCTACCCAGTGCAGTGGCGTTGAGCTTCCTAGCCAACTTGGAGCAGGCTGTTTTTCTGGTGGTAAATTTACCTGGCAAGCATCCTTTGCTGCAAGTTCCTGTCAATGCCCGGTACGAGCGCTTTACTTACACCCGCCTCATCCGTACCAAAAAGCCCCGCAACAGCGCAGAGCCAGACGCCCCAGCAGGAAGGCAAACCGAGCGGATCATCACTGCAGGCGGACATATCCGCCGCCCAGTGCAGGCGACCTGGCGGGCTTCCGTTGCTCAACTGATGGGCCAGGGACGTGTCAGCGTCATACTAGATCTGTTGGAGCAGAGTGGTCTGGCCCCATTACAGTTGCAAGTCCAGATCATTTCTCGCCCAGCAAAATCCGGAGATTCACACCGGTTGCTGACAGTCAGTCTCATTAACCGCACCAGTGCCGATATTGCGCGCGACTGCGCCACCTTATTCCAGACACATATGACAGTTGAACTGCAAGACGCCGCTGGCCAGCCACTGGGAGCTATTCTCCCCTACCCGGAAAGCCGCCCAGAAGATCCTGAAACGCGGCGCAACGCGCTGCTGTACCGTGAAGTGCCTTCCTTCGCCTCAGGCCACGGTTGCGCCGCCGATTGGGAAACGGATTCCGAGTTTCCAGCAAATCAGATGCGGGCCACCCGCGCCCACGCTGAGTTCCTGCCTTTTGTGGAGACGCCCTCCATCACGCCGGATATTGAGGATGAGCATGGACAGCCCATTCGAATCTCGATGCGAACCATGGCTGGCTTGGACGGAGATTCACCGGAGACCTTGATCGCGCAACTCCAGCGGACTGTTGAGCTCTACAGTGCCTGGGTTACCCGTCAAGAAGCGCGGATTTTGCACCTACAGGCCCATCATCAAGGACCCGCGCGCCTGCACCTGCAGCAGTGCCGTCTCGCACAGAGCCGCATGCAAGGAGGGATCACCTACTTACAAACCGACCCCTTAGCGTGGCAGGCTTTTCAATTGACCAACAACGCTATCTTGTTGCAGCAGATTCGCAGTCGCCTTCCTTTGAGAATAGCCAGCATCCAGCCCAGAAAGCCGCTGACCTTTGACCAATCCTTTGCTGCCGTCAGTGATCAACCCGGGCCAGACCGGGGACAGTGGCGCGCCTTTCAGATTGCCTTCTTGCTGCTGTCTGTGGCCAGTACCGCCAATGGTGATCATCCTGACCGCGAAATGGTCGACTTAATCTTCTTCCCGACTGGGGGCGGAAAAACAGAAGCCTACTTGGGTCTCACAGCCTTTAGCAGCTTCTTGCGCCGTCTCCGAGAACCGTCCGACGCGGGTGTTGAAGTGCTGATGCGTTATACACTCAGACTGCTGACTGCACAACAATTCCAACGGGCGGCCAGCCTGATGTGCGCAATGGAATACCTAAGGCGTCAATCTAAATGGTCTCAGAAGTTAGGACCTCAGCCTTTTACGGTCGGCATCTGGCTTGGCGGGGCTGTAACGCCCAATTCCCGTAGGGACGCACAGCATGCTCTCAAGGCCTTGAAAAATCCCTCTGGCAATAATGGGGACGGGCAAAATCCATTTATGCTGCGGCGCTGCCCATGGTGCGGCGCAGAAATGGGTGTAAAAGTTCTACGCAGTGCACGGGGCGCAGAAGAGCGTCACATCCTAGGCTATACCGAGATCAACCGTCAGGTCATCTTACATTGCAGTGATCCCATCTGTGATTTCCATTTAGGCAAAAGCCGCAATCATGGGTTGCCAGTACTCGTCACGGATGAAGAGGTTTACGAGACCCGGCCAACACTCGTCATCGCAACCGTGGACAAATTTGCGCAACTGGCCTGGAACCCAGAATCCAGGGCGCTGTTTGGTCTAGGACGTAACGGACAGCGGCAGGTCAGCCCGCCGAACCTGATCGTTCAGGATGAACTTCACTTAATCAGCGGCCCGCTGGGGAGCATGACCGGTCTGCTCGAACCTGTGATTGAGCACCTCTGCACGAAAAATGGTCATAAACCTAAGATTGTCTGTTCCACTGCGACTATCCGGGCTTACCGAGAACAGGTGCGCGACCTTTATGGCCGGATGACGCCGGAGGGACAGGGGAACGCAAGCCTTTTCCCTCCTCCAGGACTGGAGGCCAGCGACGCATTCTTCGCTACATACGCACGAGAACGTGACTCAGTAGGCCGCGCAACCGGTCCACTGCTACCTGGAAGAATGTACGTGGGCGTCACAGCCAACGGTTTTTCCTCACTTCAACTGGCTCAGATTAAGACGTATGGTGCGCTGCTAAACGCGCCGATGGAACTGCCAGCGGAAGCGCGGGACCCCTGGTGGACCCTGCTGGCCTTTTTCGGTTCTCTGCAAGAACTTGGAACTACGCTCACCTTGCTGCGCACTTACGTCCCTTCATACTTGGAGACGATTCGTGAACGCTACAACCGGTCATATACGGAGGCTCGCCAGCTCTTCCGGGTGGAAGAACTCACTGGCCGCTTGACCAGTGAAGAAGTACCGGAAGCCATCGAAAAGCTTGAGGAACGTTACCTTCCTCAGGGATTGCCAGATCCAACGGATGCTGGGAGGCCCAAGGTTCGTCAACGGGCAGTGGACTTTTGTTTGGCAAGTTCCATCATCGAGGTAGGCGTCGATATTCCTCGGCTGAGTCTGATGACCATTCTCTCACAGCCCAAAACTACAGCGCAGTACATCCAAGTGTCGGGGCGCGTCGGCCGTGAGTGGCTGACCCGTCCAGGGCTGGTGGTCACTGTATACAGTCCCACACGTCCCCGAGACCGCTCGCATTTTGAGCGTTTCCGGACTTACCATCAGCAACTTTATGCCCAGGTGGAACCGACGAGCGTCACACCTTTTTCGCCGCAAGCCATGAAACGTGGGTTACACCTCGCCATGGTGGCGTTCGTGAGGCAGTACGGACCCATGCTAGCAGCGGACGGGACTCCGGGCGTGGCTTACTATCCTCGAGCAGTTCCGTGGCAACTGCTCGAGGAGTTTGCCAAACTGATGCGTGCCCGTATTGATCAGATTGATCCCCGGGAACGCCCCACCTTCGAGGTGCTGTTTGAAGAGAAGAAGCGCAACTGGGAGAACTGGCAACCTGAACAGTATGAAGATCAAAGTGGCGAACGCATCGGCCTGATCTCGCGGGCCGGCAGCTACGTCCCTGAAGGCTTTCGCAACCGGACTTGGCTGACGCCCAATTCCTTGCGAAATGTCGACGCGAACTGCGAAGGAACCATCAGCAGCTTGACCATCACCGATCAGAATGCAGCCCACTCCTCCAGGAGCGTCCCATGA
- the drmB gene encoding DUF1998 domain-containing protein — MNTKLPLRRAQLVTPTGVGAITVDKEGTSMLTAGLDYWFRRQGGQDPLDGELGEFKIREWRLEQQLGVSHFRMPPDMRRPRRGGGEVINANLQIPFLRFPTWFRCPHCSSLEQANSWERDRVNCRTCKAQGFDKRRMFQVQMAAICEYGHLMDFPFMEWVHRSVRPTCQGTLRLTVNGPSFADQVVSCSCEKRRSLFGILDASRIEEDGSGYATVLTTQLTEDSERLFLCSGERAWFGKEAPRQTCGQHVRGALTSATNTYFPDVRSALFLPQGTGSTVSPELLQALEDPAPATYIGTWKDLNDTAPGTVSVDMAYHNLSGKFPALISNYGQDALRKAIEILFNISAVEHEVGAENRLTEEEHLRFDEYQLLKTERQDRDLIVRQSAPTIYGNWGTYFSKIGLVHSLRETRVLAGFTRGTGHYKTDLMFRRNLLWREPLSAEQAWLPAVEVYGEGLFLELNHKRLKDWENLDAVERRVAALAQRHQEMLARTGREGQKVTARLLLVHTLAHLLINRLTFECGYPAASLRERLYVSSVPGQEMAGMLLYTSSGDSAGTLGGLVRMGEPQRFMPLLESAVREALWCSNDPVCMELGDLGGQGQNSLNLAACHSCALLPETSCEQFNLLLDRGIVIGTPDHPETGFLHGTAAGSEWDLHE; from the coding sequence ATGAACACGAAACTTCCACTGCGGCGGGCGCAGCTCGTCACGCCAACTGGCGTCGGTGCCATCACCGTCGATAAGGAAGGCACTTCCATGTTGACAGCAGGCCTCGACTACTGGTTCAGGCGACAGGGTGGCCAAGATCCACTGGACGGTGAGCTGGGTGAATTCAAGATCAGGGAATGGCGTCTTGAGCAGCAGCTTGGAGTAAGTCATTTCCGCATGCCTCCAGACATGCGTCGCCCCCGACGTGGGGGAGGCGAGGTCATCAACGCAAACCTACAAATCCCGTTCCTGCGGTTTCCCACATGGTTTCGCTGTCCGCACTGCTCAAGTCTGGAACAAGCCAACTCCTGGGAGCGCGACCGAGTCAATTGCCGAACGTGTAAAGCGCAAGGCTTTGATAAACGCCGCATGTTTCAAGTCCAGATGGCCGCCATTTGCGAGTACGGTCATCTGATGGACTTTCCGTTCATGGAGTGGGTACACCGGAGTGTGCGACCAACCTGTCAAGGCACTTTGAGGTTGACCGTCAACGGACCCTCATTTGCAGATCAGGTCGTGTCATGCAGCTGCGAAAAAAGACGCTCACTCTTTGGCATTCTTGACGCGTCACGGATTGAAGAAGACGGATCTGGTTACGCCACAGTGCTGACAACTCAGCTCACGGAGGACTCGGAGAGGTTATTTCTTTGCAGTGGCGAGCGGGCGTGGTTTGGAAAGGAAGCTCCTCGCCAGACCTGCGGTCAGCATGTTCGGGGCGCACTCACCAGCGCCACCAACACTTACTTTCCAGATGTTCGTAGCGCTCTCTTCCTACCACAGGGGACAGGTTCAACGGTGAGTCCTGAACTGCTTCAAGCTCTTGAAGATCCAGCTCCAGCAACTTATATCGGGACTTGGAAAGACTTGAACGACACTGCGCCAGGAACGGTTTCCGTGGACATGGCCTATCACAATTTAAGTGGCAAGTTTCCTGCCCTGATCAGTAATTACGGCCAGGACGCTTTACGAAAGGCTATTGAAATTCTCTTCAATATTTCAGCAGTTGAACATGAAGTCGGAGCGGAAAACCGCTTAACGGAAGAAGAACACCTGCGATTCGACGAATACCAGTTGCTCAAAACGGAGCGTCAGGACCGAGACCTGATCGTCAGGCAATCGGCTCCCACAATCTACGGCAACTGGGGAACGTATTTCTCAAAGATCGGCTTGGTTCATAGCCTGCGGGAAACGAGAGTTTTGGCAGGTTTCACGAGAGGGACAGGGCATTACAAAACGGACCTAATGTTCCGGCGCAACCTGTTGTGGCGAGAACCATTATCGGCAGAGCAGGCGTGGTTGCCCGCTGTAGAAGTGTACGGCGAAGGTCTTTTCTTGGAATTGAATCACAAACGCCTCAAAGATTGGGAAAACTTGGACGCCGTCGAGAGAAGGGTAGCGGCTCTAGCACAACGTCACCAAGAGATGTTAGCTCGTACAGGACGCGAAGGTCAGAAGGTGACAGCGCGGTTGTTACTCGTCCATACCCTCGCTCACCTTCTGATCAACCGCTTGACCTTTGAATGTGGTTACCCGGCCGCTTCGTTACGCGAACGCCTGTACGTAAGCAGCGTACCGGGTCAGGAGATGGCAGGCATGCTGCTCTACACTTCCAGCGGCGATTCAGCCGGTACCTTGGGAGGACTGGTACGAATGGGTGAGCCGCAGCGCTTTATGCCGCTGCTCGAAAGTGCGGTACGCGAAGCCCTGTGGTGCAGCAATGACCCCGTCTGCATGGAACTGGGAGATCTGGGAGGCCAGGGACAGAACAGTCTGAACCTTGCCGCTTGTCACAGTTGTGCCCTTTTGCCCGAAACCAGTTGCGAGCAATTCAACTTGCTGCTTGACCGAGGAATCGTTATCGGTACACCAGACCATCCCGAAACAGGATTTCTGCACGGTACTGCCGCAGGCTCAGAGTGGGATTTACATGAGTGA
- a CDS encoding ATP-dependent helicase yields MKITSEQQRIIEYTQGHTLVFAVAGSGKTTTMIERILYLVRQARVQPKRILACTFSREAARTIEERLNKHPETQGVTSLTLHALAYRVVQEAKRLGLTELHLGEEHFSRKLFNEARAQLIAADETQRTAYFNIKYDDFATYLSVQKANLQLPYLPSDLPDQAKALISPPDKSVGLYADLYARHDELRRKQGTIDYDDSLVEAWLLMARFPQLQEAMAGRWDYVHVDEFQDVNLAQSEMLDLIASTCRSYTAIGDDDQTIYQWRGANPRYILEFAERYNAQKFTLSTNFRCPMGVIALADQVINCNTVREHKRLQASRLGNGVFLHEHRTGAAAHLAIEKLADGVTAPDIAILIRTYAQTGELEQVFLEQGVPYLIVGGQPFYQRQEVGVLLAYLRLALADFDVQRGLEIDSERRLTLLKDLRMVANVPNRYLRGQLVEDISKRVWRGGQRLPDVLGDLSSSLRHYELKEVKKLSSALSDLTDSLGMGEGKEPLLDFAEAIGYTQHLIDSAPTREFGEERTGSVRALAEMAQQRSLGELVTYIAHLSQQARHEARLIREEGDVPRVVIMTAFRAKGLEFSVVLIPDCKESLYKIRENPDKAAAEEERRVFYVALTRAKRELHLVVDSSEPTPFLTAVSHERLVSTHARLHGLLIRDPATLSARETFETSETLQFYQHQQFIQLWFGEQQRSRLQQRFAALSQLIEQAGPFQGQRETISQLSLERYAHHGQVVLAGDPALLLFPDLPELIREQSERHTPKPVPTFTSGSKDALGRTQGRSGGALSPAEVRVGMTVSHPKCGRGVIIGIENTGESTDVEVRFDTAGVKKLRVIYAFLKAFPS; encoded by the coding sequence ATGAAGATCACTTCCGAGCAGCAACGCATCATCGAGTACACCCAGGGTCACACCCTCGTTTTCGCCGTGGCCGGATCAGGCAAAACGACGACCATGATCGAACGCATCCTCTACCTGGTGCGGCAGGCGCGTGTGCAGCCCAAACGCATCCTGGCCTGCACCTTTTCCAGAGAAGCCGCCCGAACCATCGAAGAGCGCCTCAACAAGCACCCGGAAACGCAGGGCGTGACTTCCCTGACGCTGCACGCTCTGGCTTACCGCGTCGTACAGGAGGCCAAACGGCTCGGGCTGACCGAACTCCACCTCGGCGAGGAGCACTTCTCACGCAAACTTTTTAATGAGGCCAGGGCGCAACTGATTGCCGCTGATGAGACGCAGCGCACGGCTTATTTCAACATCAAGTACGACGATTTTGCCACGTACCTCTCTGTTCAAAAAGCCAATCTGCAACTGCCTTATCTTCCCAGCGATTTGCCCGACCAAGCCAAGGCACTGATTTCCCCACCTGATAAAAGCGTCGGCCTGTACGCCGATCTGTATGCCAGACACGATGAGTTGAGGCGCAAGCAAGGGACCATTGATTACGACGACTCGCTGGTCGAGGCCTGGCTGCTGATGGCCCGCTTTCCTCAATTGCAAGAGGCGATGGCGGGCCGGTGGGATTATGTGCACGTGGATGAGTTTCAGGACGTCAATCTTGCTCAGAGCGAAATGCTCGATCTGATCGCCTCGACTTGCCGCAGCTACACCGCCATTGGCGATGACGACCAGACCATCTATCAGTGGCGAGGCGCGAATCCACGTTACATCCTGGAGTTTGCCGAGCGGTATAACGCCCAGAAATTCACCCTGTCCACCAATTTCCGTTGCCCGATGGGCGTGATTGCCCTGGCGGATCAGGTGATCAACTGCAACACGGTCCGTGAGCACAAACGTCTGCAAGCCTCTCGACTGGGCAATGGCGTGTTTCTCCACGAGCACCGCACTGGCGCGGCGGCGCACCTGGCCATTGAAAAGTTGGCGGACGGCGTGACAGCGCCAGACATCGCCATCCTGATTCGGACATACGCCCAGACAGGTGAACTCGAGCAGGTGTTTCTCGAACAAGGTGTTCCTTACCTGATCGTAGGTGGCCAGCCCTTCTACCAGCGCCAGGAGGTCGGTGTCCTTCTGGCTTACCTGCGTCTGGCGCTGGCCGACTTCGATGTACAGCGCGGCCTGGAGATCGACAGTGAACGGAGGTTGACGCTGCTCAAAGACCTGCGCATGGTGGCCAACGTTCCCAACCGTTACCTGCGAGGTCAACTGGTGGAGGACATCAGCAAACGCGTGTGGAGAGGTGGCCAACGCCTACCGGACGTCCTCGGTGACCTGTCGAGTAGTCTGCGCCACTACGAACTCAAAGAAGTCAAGAAGCTCAGCAGCGCCCTTAGCGACCTGACCGACAGCCTGGGTATGGGTGAAGGCAAGGAGCCACTGCTGGACTTCGCGGAGGCGATCGGATACACCCAGCACCTGATCGATTCCGCTCCCACCAGAGAGTTTGGAGAAGAACGCACCGGTAGCGTGCGGGCGCTGGCGGAAATGGCCCAGCAGCGCTCTTTGGGAGAATTGGTGACGTACATCGCTCACCTCAGTCAGCAGGCACGGCATGAGGCCAGACTGATCCGCGAGGAAGGCGACGTGCCGCGCGTCGTCATCATGACCGCCTTCCGAGCCAAAGGACTGGAATTCTCAGTGGTCTTGATCCCAGACTGCAAAGAGTCCTTGTACAAAATCCGTGAGAATCCTGACAAAGCCGCCGCAGAGGAGGAACGCCGGGTATTTTACGTCGCGTTGACACGGGCCAAACGAGAACTTCACTTGGTCGTGGACTCCTCGGAACCGACCCCTTTTCTGACAGCTGTATCGCATGAGCGCCTGGTGTCCACCCACGCCCGGCTGCACGGTTTGCTGATTCGTGACCCCGCGACCCTGAGCGCCCGTGAAACGTTCGAGACCAGTGAAACCTTGCAGTTTTATCAGCATCAGCAGTTCATTCAGCTGTGGTTTGGTGAGCAGCAACGCTCACGTCTCCAGCAGCGTTTCGCCGCATTGAGTCAGCTCATTGAGCAAGCCGGGCCATTCCAGGGCCAGCGTGAAACCATCAGTCAGCTCAGTCTGGAGCGGTACGCCCATCACGGTCAGGTGGTGCTGGCGGGTGACCCGGCACTCCTGCTGTTCCCTGACCTGCCGGAGTTGATTCGGGAACAGAGCGAGCGGCACACGCCCAAACCAGTGCCCACTTTCACTTCCGGATCGAAGGACGCGCTGGGCCGCACTCAGGGGCGGAGCGGCGGCGCACTGAGTCCAGCAGAAGTGCGGGTTGGGATGACGGTTTCGCATCCGAAATGTGGACGGGGCGTCATTATCGGGATTGAGAATACCGGCGAAAGCACCGACGTTGAAGTTCGTTTTGATACCGCAGGCGTCAAAAAGCTCAGGGTGATTTACGCGTTTCTGAAGGCTTTTCCTTCGTAA